From the Candidatus Krumholzibacteriota bacterium genome, one window contains:
- a CDS encoding oligopeptide transporter, OPT family — MNEKQQEFKPYIPADKNLPEFTLRAVLLGVVLGLLFSAVTVYLGLKAGLTVAVNIPIAIIAIAFFSGFKQKVNVLELATVQTTGAAGESIAAGVIFTLPALIFLGFQLDITKTFIVALAGGSLGIFFLIPLRRYLIEHEHGILPYPEGIACAEVIKSKDKGGSHAKSVFWGAGIGIVYKLLMTTGRFWKETPVWNPKFYNGATLNCEVSPELLGVGYIIGPRIAGIMVAGGFISWMLLIPLIKFFGASIPIEISRSGTIITKTLGDVTNYSILWSKYVRYIGAGAVVAGGIINLIKALPTIIYSFKDSIAELRGVKRGGESISRISRDLPITFVIVGIGLAFILILMLLTFIIHPGHLFGNFIATILIIIFGFFFATVSSRLVGEIGVSSNPTSGMTIATLMVTSLLFLAVGWSGGVYTAVALMIGSVVCICASNAGNVAQALKTSYLIGCTPKKQEYGYIIGAFTSIFLVGVTLITLNNAFTVEETITDPYFTIPESASLERVIERDGIKFNVYGSPGTGEKFFVEKEDPSHVIRQEAGIGSSKLPAPQARLMATVIDGVLNRRLPWILILMGISLTIGMELCGVNALAFAVGVYLPLSITAPIFVGGALKWGVDKFSGRGKEAGEESGSGMLFSSGLIAGGALGGLLFAILTGFDLDKMLAFGPGILGGLTDKSWFSVIIFAILCAVLVRTASKKVSKS, encoded by the coding sequence ATGAATGAAAAACAACAGGAATTTAAACCCTACATCCCCGCGGATAAAAATTTACCTGAATTTACATTGCGGGCTGTACTGCTCGGAGTTGTACTGGGACTTTTGTTCAGCGCTGTCACAGTATACCTAGGCCTCAAAGCCGGCCTTACAGTTGCCGTAAACATCCCGATAGCGATTATAGCAATCGCGTTCTTCTCGGGATTCAAGCAGAAGGTCAACGTGCTCGAGCTCGCGACCGTGCAAACCACCGGAGCGGCGGGCGAATCGATCGCCGCTGGAGTTATATTCACACTTCCCGCGCTGATTTTTCTCGGATTCCAGCTCGATATAACAAAAACCTTTATTGTCGCTCTGGCAGGCGGTTCTCTCGGAATATTCTTTCTTATTCCCCTGAGACGCTATCTTATCGAACATGAACACGGCATTCTTCCCTATCCGGAGGGTATAGCCTGCGCCGAAGTTATCAAGAGTAAAGACAAAGGGGGGTCGCACGCTAAATCCGTATTCTGGGGAGCGGGGATAGGCATCGTTTACAAACTGCTGATGACCACCGGGCGCTTCTGGAAAGAAACCCCCGTATGGAATCCGAAATTCTACAACGGCGCCACTCTGAACTGCGAGGTTTCTCCCGAACTTCTGGGCGTAGGATACATCATAGGACCTAGAATCGCCGGAATCATGGTGGCCGGAGGGTTCATTTCCTGGATGCTTTTAATACCTTTGATCAAATTCTTCGGCGCGTCAATTCCAATTGAAATAAGCAGAAGCGGAACAATAATTACAAAAACTCTGGGAGATGTGACAAATTATTCGATCCTGTGGAGCAAATACGTGAGGTACATAGGGGCAGGGGCGGTTGTAGCCGGAGGAATAATAAATCTAATCAAGGCTCTTCCGACGATCATTTACTCGTTCAAAGATTCCATAGCCGAGCTGCGAGGGGTAAAAAGGGGCGGAGAATCGATAAGCAGAATATCGCGGGATCTGCCGATTACATTCGTTATTGTCGGTATCGGTCTGGCTTTTATACTGATCCTTATGCTTCTTACTTTTATAATTCATCCCGGGCACCTTTTCGGAAATTTCATAGCGACTATACTTATTATAATCTTCGGTTTCTTCTTCGCCACGGTATCATCAAGACTTGTGGGCGAAATAGGAGTTTCATCGAACCCGACTTCAGGAATGACAATCGCGACCCTGATGGTTACTTCTCTGCTTTTTCTGGCTGTCGGCTGGTCGGGCGGAGTTTACACCGCTGTGGCCCTGATGATCGGCTCGGTAGTATGTATCTGCGCGTCAAACGCGGGAAATGTCGCGCAGGCCCTCAAAACAAGCTATCTCATCGGATGTACTCCAAAAAAACAGGAATATGGATATATAATCGGTGCTTTCACCTCTATCTTCCTCGTTGGCGTAACACTCATAACCCTTAACAACGCCTTTACCGTAGAAGAGACTATCACAGATCCCTACTTCACCATTCCGGAAAGTGCGTCGCTCGAGAGAGTGATCGAGCGCGACGGAATAAAATTCAATGTCTACGGCAGTCCGGGTACGGGAGAAAAGTTTTTCGTCGAAAAAGAAGATCCCTCTCACGTGATAAGGCAGGAAGCGGGAATCGGCTCTTCGAAACTTCCCGCGCCTCAAGCCCGCCTTATGGCGACTGTTATAGACGGAGTCTTAAACCGGCGTCTTCCGTGGATACTTATCCTTATGGGTATATCCCTGACGATCGGCATGGAGCTGTGCGGAGTGAACGCTTTGGCGTTTGCCGTTGGCGTATATCTGCCCCTTTCGATCACCGCCCCGATCTTCGTCGGGGGAGCCCTCAAGTGGGGTGTCGACAAATTCTCCGGCCGGGGCAAAGAAGCAGGCGAGGAGTCCGGTTCCGGAATGCTTTTCAGCAGCGGGCTTATAGCCGGAGGAGCGCTCGGCGGGCTTCTCTTTGCTATACTTACCGGATTTGATTTGGATAAGATGCTGGCTTTCGGCCCCGGGATACTTGGAGGGCTCACTGATAAAAGCTGGTTCAGCGTAATTATATTCGCAATACTGTGCGCCGTGCTCGTAAGAACAGCTTCAAAGAAGGTTTCTAAAAGCTGA
- a CDS encoding YggT family protein, which yields MDYFVKSPSGLIIAFLNVCTFMLLIYILLQILEEKQRGKVFAILDRIFSPILTPLRRFLQAGRIDWAAVGVIIILQLAAFIIKKWQY from the coding sequence ATGGATTATTTTGTAAAAAGTCCGTCTGGATTAATAATTGCCTTCCTGAATGTATGCACGTTTATGCTGCTGATTTATATATTGCTTCAGATCCTGGAGGAAAAACAAAGGGGGAAGGTTTTTGCTATACTCGACAGAATTTTTTCTCCGATCCTTACGCCCCTTCGAAGGTTCTTGCAGGCTGGAAGGATCGATTGGGCGGCAGTCGGGGTAATAATAATTCTGCAGTTGGCAGCTTTTATTATTAAGAAATGGCAGTATTAA
- a CDS encoding DivIVA domain-containing protein, translating to MRITPLDIRRQEFKKSMRGFDPDEVSAFLNTVAEEYEAALNDNKGLREHIVNLKARVDEFKSMETNLRNTLLTAQQLTSDAKENARHEAGLILREAEVEAEKASENIRSHTRQLRREILELKKQKDNYLTRLKTLIENHREMINGFEDDFAQSDQEIENLESRIKEDSRKSVQHRRMSREKITEKFSRKLEEKRVEEENTEPRGEEAEGKSAPQGPLGAGEKDDLSPRTSDEERSLQSSAEADFSNPENPAAEADGDMDIIEARLNNLNRDEFQQNSDEADSAENEDVEGENSESDQWDNYEVRKKETDWKNYEISSEDNSAEDGVEEALSGLTEESGQSEHESAGRDDKEGLSAYAEEESAEAESGVDETRDNPQGQGRQQSEGYEMKQESKETGEENSGEQPENGLNSEEEADEDGTWSMDRLKENVTNIGKQDS from the coding sequence ATGAGGATTACTCCGCTGGATATAAGAAGACAGGAATTCAAAAAGAGTATGCGCGGATTCGACCCGGATGAAGTAAGCGCCTTTTTAAATACTGTTGCCGAAGAATATGAAGCGGCTCTCAATGACAATAAAGGCCTCCGTGAGCACATTGTCAATCTTAAGGCGAGAGTGGATGAATTTAAATCTATGGAAACAAATCTTCGCAACACACTCCTGACCGCCCAGCAGTTGACGTCGGACGCGAAAGAGAACGCCAGGCATGAAGCCGGGCTCATTTTAAGAGAGGCTGAAGTTGAGGCTGAAAAGGCATCTGAGAACATACGTTCCCATACGAGGCAGCTTCGCAGGGAAATACTTGAACTTAAGAAACAGAAGGACAACTACCTTACAAGGCTTAAGACACTTATAGAGAACCACCGCGAGATGATCAATGGGTTCGAAGATGATTTTGCCCAGTCCGATCAGGAGATTGAAAATCTGGAATCAAGAATAAAGGAAGATTCAAGAAAGAGCGTCCAGCACCGGAGAATGAGCCGGGAAAAGATAACCGAGAAATTTTCACGTAAACTCGAAGAGAAGCGGGTTGAGGAAGAAAACACCGAGCCTCGAGGAGAAGAAGCCGAAGGAAAAAGCGCGCCGCAAGGCCCCCTGGGCGCGGGGGAAAAAGATGACCTTTCGCCGCGAACCTCCGATGAAGAAAGATCTTTGCAATCTTCTGCTGAAGCTGATTTCTCCAACCCCGAAAACCCAGCCGCGGAGGCAGACGGGGACATGGATATAATAGAGGCCCGTTTGAATAATTTAAACAGGGATGAATTTCAGCAGAATAGTGATGAAGCTGATTCTGCTGAGAATGAGGATGTGGAGGGGGAAAACTCCGAAAGTGATCAATGGGATAATTATGAGGTAAGGAAGAAGGAAACGGACTGGAAGAATTATGAGATTTCCTCCGAGGATAATTCGGCGGAGGATGGTGTTGAAGAAGCCCTTTCAGGATTAACAGAGGAATCGGGTCAGAGTGAGCACGAAAGCGCCGGAAGAGATGATAAGGAGGGGCTGTCCGCCTACGCGGAGGAAGAATCAGCTGAGGCGGAATCCGGCGTGGACGAGACTCGGGACAACCCTCAAGGTCAAGGGCGGCAACAATCTGAAGGATATGAAATGAAACAGGAAAGCAAAGAGACAGGAGAAGAAAATAGCGGCGAGCAACCTGAAAACGGATTGAATTCTGAAGAAGAAGCGGATGAGGATGGTACCTGGTCAATGGACCGCTTGAAAGAGAATGTTACGAATATTGGAAAACAGGACAGTTGA
- the hutH gene encoding histidine ammonia-lyase → MTLSGEVFKYGREQLSAAKALGIAEGGIKGILTEKAAGQIERGKNTVEAILKEGKTVYGINTGFGPLCTTKISAEQTNQLQYNILRSHSVGVGEKVPDRIAKLSLILKAHSFALGYSGVSIRTVERILWHIENDIIPVVPSQGSVGASGDLAPLAHTFLPLIGLGKVRYKGVEYDSGDILLKLGKKPLQLGPKEGLALINGTQFITAFSAAAVDRFKNCLDNADIIGAMTLEALLGSTSPFTEELHRLRPYPGTRYVARRLKALLEGSEMVKSHLDCARVQDPYSLRCMPQVHGASRNAWLHLKETVEIELNSVTDNPVILEGNKALSGGNFHGQPIALPLDYAAVAVSELGNISDRRTYLLLEGGYEGLPKLLMRDIGINSGFMMAQYTSAALVSENKGLCFPASADSIPTSLGQEDHVSMGSISARKLNRIIDNLENILAVELLSSAQAFDFRRPLKSSKILESCHKYIRRFIRHAERDRIFGEDLNIARNIIVDGKLAEISREAAEKENILLLNDEEKIFEDY, encoded by the coding sequence ATTACGTTGAGCGGAGAGGTCTTTAAATACGGACGCGAACAGCTCTCGGCCGCGAAAGCGCTCGGGATTGCCGAAGGCGGCATAAAGGGGATACTTACTGAAAAGGCCGCGGGACAGATAGAGAGAGGAAAAAATACCGTTGAGGCAATCTTAAAAGAAGGGAAAACGGTTTACGGTATAAATACGGGGTTCGGCCCCCTTTGTACGACAAAAATATCTGCCGAACAGACGAATCAACTACAGTATAATATTCTGAGAAGCCACAGTGTGGGTGTCGGAGAAAAAGTGCCGGACAGGATAGCTAAGCTGTCGCTTATTCTCAAAGCTCACTCGTTCGCGCTTGGCTATTCGGGCGTGTCCATTAGAACGGTTGAGAGGATACTGTGGCATATCGAAAATGATATTATTCCCGTTGTCCCCTCTCAGGGTTCTGTCGGAGCGTCGGGCGATTTAGCGCCCCTCGCTCACACCTTTCTGCCCCTGATAGGTCTAGGTAAAGTCAGGTATAAAGGGGTTGAATACGATTCGGGGGACATTCTTCTAAAATTAGGCAAGAAACCCCTGCAGCTCGGCCCGAAAGAAGGGCTGGCACTGATAAACGGCACGCAGTTTATAACGGCATTCAGCGCGGCGGCTGTCGACAGGTTTAAGAACTGTCTGGACAACGCGGACATAATAGGCGCGATGACATTAGAAGCCCTGCTCGGCTCAACCTCCCCCTTTACCGAAGAACTTCACCGCCTGCGCCCCTACCCGGGAACCAGATATGTAGCCCGCAGGCTGAAGGCCCTTCTGGAGGGATCTGAAATGGTCAAGTCCCATTTAGACTGCGCGAGAGTTCAGGATCCCTATTCGCTTCGGTGTATGCCGCAGGTGCACGGCGCCTCAAGAAACGCCTGGCTTCATCTGAAAGAAACGGTAGAGATAGAGCTGAATTCCGTTACCGATAATCCGGTTATTCTAGAGGGGAATAAAGCTTTAAGCGGCGGCAACTTTCACGGTCAACCCATCGCTCTTCCTCTTGACTATGCCGCCGTGGCCGTAAGTGAGCTGGGAAATATTTCTGACAGAAGAACATATCTTCTTCTCGAAGGAGGTTACGAGGGTTTGCCGAAATTGCTCATGAGGGATATCGGCATTAACTCAGGTTTTATGATGGCGCAGTATACATCCGCCGCTCTTGTTTCCGAAAACAAGGGTTTGTGCTTTCCCGCGAGCGCTGACAGCATCCCCACATCTCTGGGACAAGAGGACCATGTAAGTATGGGATCTATAAGCGCCAGGAAATTAAACAGAATAATTGATAATCTCGAGAACATTCTGGCGGTTGAATTGCTCTCCAGCGCTCAGGCATTTGATTTCAGAAGACCCCTTAAGTCGAGCAAGATCCTTGAATCGTGCCATAAATATATAAGGAGATTTATCAGGCATGCTGAGAGAGACAGGATATTCGGAGAAGATTTGAATATTGCCAGGAACATTATAGTGGATGGGAAATTGGCGGAGATCTCGCGCGAAGCGGCGGAAAAAGAGAACATTCTTCTGTTAAATGACGAAGAGAAGATATTTGAAGACTATTAA
- a CDS encoding purine-nucleoside phosphorylase — protein MSCLYDDIRKAVSYIRKQVKTRPAYGLILGSGLGGLAGKIDVSAKIPYGEIPGFSVSTVEGLHAGNLIIGKLSGKRVVAMEGRVHYYEGYSMKEITFPIRVMKALGVNSLILTSAVGAMNPQLTPGSLVVLTDHINLMGDNPLIGPNDERLGPRFPDMSMPYNRNYISRIEKVGLDLKIPLKRGVLAAVAGPNLETAAEYRFLRRVGADIVGMSIVPENIVAVHAGMKVLGISIVTDQALPDCLEPVDIKEIVRVAKKGEKKLCKLVREFLRRF, from the coding sequence ATGTCGTGTCTGTATGACGATATCAGAAAAGCTGTTTCATACATTAGGAAACAAGTAAAAACACGTCCGGCATACGGGCTGATTCTCGGCAGCGGCCTTGGCGGACTTGCCGGCAAGATAGATGTCAGCGCAAAGATACCATACGGCGAGATTCCCGGATTTTCCGTTTCGACTGTGGAGGGTCTTCACGCGGGCAATTTGATAATAGGCAAACTGTCAGGGAAGCGGGTTGTGGCTATGGAGGGGAGGGTTCATTACTATGAGGGATACTCTATGAAGGAGATAACATTTCCAATTAGAGTGATGAAGGCTCTGGGGGTAAACTCCCTGATATTAACTTCCGCGGTAGGCGCCATGAACCCTCAACTTACGCCGGGGTCACTGGTTGTGCTGACAGATCATATAAACCTGATGGGGGATAATCCCCTTATCGGCCCGAACGATGAGAGGCTGGGTCCCCGTTTCCCTGATATGAGCATGCCCTATAACAGGAATTACATCTCGAGAATCGAGAAAGTGGGGCTGGACCTGAAGATCCCCTTAAAGAGGGGGGTTCTTGCCGCCGTGGCGGGACCAAATCTTGAAACAGCGGCTGAATACCGTTTTCTGAGGCGCGTGGGCGCTGATATAGTGGGAATGTCTATAGTCCCCGAGAATATTGTGGCGGTACATGCAGGGATGAAAGTGCTTGGGATATCGATCGTTACCGATCAAGCTCTTCCTGACTGTCTTGAACCTGTTGATATAAAAGAGATAGTAAGAGTGGCAAAAAAGGGCGAGAAAAAATTGTGCAAACTGGTCAGAGAATTTCTAAGAAGGTTTTGA
- a CDS encoding TraR/DksA family transcriptional regulator — MPSKKRKKYNKKELEKFRKDIIAERDRIIEELDRINELITSSAEDEGAKKTYSNHLADQGTDGMEKEKLYSYASQKDSYLRALNEAMERLERGIYGKCDICGDLIPKRRLNVVPSARLCITCKSDQESGRKER; from the coding sequence ATGCCTTCAAAAAAGAGAAAAAAGTATAATAAAAAAGAACTTGAAAAATTCAGAAAGGATATAATTGCTGAGCGGGACAGGATCATAGAAGAGCTTGACCGGATCAACGAATTGATAACTTCTTCAGCGGAAGACGAGGGAGCCAAAAAGACATATTCGAACCATTTGGCGGATCAGGGAACAGACGGCATGGAGAAGGAGAAGCTGTATTCCTATGCCAGCCAGAAAGACTCTTATTTGAGGGCCTTAAACGAAGCTATGGAGAGGCTGGAGAGAGGGATCTACGGCAAATGTGATATATGCGGGGATTTGATTCCCAAGAGAAGACTGAATGTGGTTCCTTCGGCGAGGTTATGCATTACGTGCAAAAGTGATCAGGAGAGCGGACGGAAGGAACGATAA
- the ileS gene encoding isoleucine--tRNA ligase, with protein sequence MKEKEKKNIYRDLPPLAKPAEAEAEVLKYWDDYGIFGRSLEKRSPENPFVFYEGPPTANGRPGVHHAMSRTIKDTICRFKTMRGYRVERKAGWDTHGLPVEIEVEKKLGLDGKEQIEEHGVEDFNRECRKSIFKYLDEWHEFTRMLGFWLDLDNPYVTCTNEYIESVWWILKQFWNKNLLYEGHKIVPYCSRCGTSLSSHEVSQGYKEVKDPSIYFKLPLKDEEASFLVWTTTPWTLLSNVALAVGPEYKYVKVKSNGEILILAEALTAVLGDEFEVLDRFDGKELVGKEYKPCFPYFEDAKGAFRVIAGDFVTLADGTGIVHIAPAFGEDDYKVGEAENLPFVQPVDKKGRFTEDIEPWPGVFVKDCDPEIIADLNKRGILYRSGEIEHSYPFCWRCDSPLLYYGRRSWYIKTTAFKDKLIEANSKIEWFPPEVGENRFARWLEGNVDWALSRERYWGTPLNIWICNSCGEKFCPAGVEELKEVSGNFPEDYDLHKPFVDELDVSCPQCGASMKRVPDVIDCWFDSGAMPFAQHHYPFENKDVFENQYPAEFISEGVDQSRGWFYSLLVIGVFLKKESPYRRCLPHGMVLDANGRKMSKSRGNAVFARDALNTYGADALRWFLMTSGAPHLAKRFDTDSLKDSANRFIGTFKNLYSFFAMYARLDGFVPAGEIESDNLIDKWLLSVYNSTIKEVTEALDAYDINRAGRKLSVFAVDQLSNWYLRRCRRRFWKNEMSGDKRAAYETYYMVLSGLTRLMAPIVPFISESVYLRLNSYREEEEGNLSVHLQDYPEYDEEMIDGELERKMREVLQVVIAGRAARNKAGIKVRTPLSELLVSNASSGRVDWLDDQGYTSLVHDELNVKKISYAESADDYILLTAKPEYSLLGKRFGKKIKEVSRVIEELPSAKLKALESDGEIFIDIEGKREKFISEEIKISRKTIENFEVEEESDMTVVLNTELTPELIREGIARDLVNRIQNLRKDSDFEISDRIVLSHESDEEIEEVFAEFDDYIRSETLTESISRGKKDWPFTAEFELNDLSVKIWTKLT encoded by the coding sequence GTGAAAGAGAAAGAGAAGAAAAATATATACAGAGATCTGCCCCCTCTTGCCAAACCCGCCGAGGCTGAAGCGGAAGTGTTGAAATATTGGGATGATTACGGGATATTTGGCAGAAGTCTCGAGAAGCGTTCTCCGGAAAATCCTTTTGTGTTCTATGAAGGGCCTCCCACGGCTAATGGGAGACCCGGGGTTCATCATGCTATGTCAAGGACAATCAAAGATACGATCTGCAGATTTAAAACAATGCGGGGATACAGGGTTGAAAGAAAAGCGGGGTGGGATACACACGGACTTCCGGTTGAGATAGAGGTTGAAAAAAAGTTGGGCCTTGACGGCAAAGAACAGATTGAAGAGCACGGAGTCGAGGATTTTAACAGGGAATGCCGGAAGAGTATATTTAAGTATCTGGATGAATGGCACGAGTTCACACGCATGCTCGGTTTCTGGCTTGATCTTGACAACCCTTATGTTACATGTACGAATGAATATATAGAATCGGTGTGGTGGATTCTTAAGCAATTCTGGAATAAGAATTTACTTTATGAAGGACATAAAATTGTTCCCTATTGTTCCCGTTGCGGAACTTCACTCTCAAGCCACGAAGTCTCGCAGGGATACAAAGAAGTAAAAGATCCTTCAATTTATTTCAAGCTCCCCCTCAAAGACGAGGAGGCGAGCTTTCTTGTCTGGACCACGACTCCATGGACTCTGCTTTCCAATGTGGCTCTCGCGGTCGGTCCTGAATATAAATATGTAAAAGTAAAGTCTAATGGAGAAATCCTTATACTTGCCGAAGCTCTAACGGCTGTCTTAGGAGATGAATTTGAGGTTCTTGACAGGTTCGACGGAAAAGAGCTTGTAGGCAAAGAGTACAAACCCTGCTTCCCCTATTTTGAAGACGCCAAGGGCGCGTTCAGGGTAATAGCGGGGGATTTTGTGACTCTCGCCGACGGTACGGGAATAGTTCATATCGCGCCCGCTTTCGGTGAGGATGACTATAAAGTAGGAGAGGCTGAAAATCTGCCCTTTGTTCAGCCTGTTGATAAGAAGGGGAGATTTACTGAGGATATCGAGCCCTGGCCCGGCGTCTTTGTAAAAGATTGCGACCCCGAAATTATTGCTGATCTTAACAAGCGGGGGATACTCTACAGGAGCGGAGAGATTGAGCATTCATATCCGTTCTGCTGGAGGTGTGATTCCCCACTTCTTTACTACGGCAGGCGCTCATGGTATATCAAGACTACTGCCTTTAAGGACAAGCTGATTGAAGCCAATTCTAAAATAGAATGGTTCCCCCCTGAAGTAGGAGAGAACAGATTTGCCAGATGGCTTGAGGGGAATGTCGATTGGGCTTTAAGCCGTGAACGCTACTGGGGCACGCCCCTTAATATCTGGATATGTAATTCGTGCGGAGAGAAGTTCTGCCCCGCAGGTGTGGAGGAATTAAAAGAGGTCAGCGGGAATTTTCCCGAAGACTACGATCTCCATAAGCCTTTTGTTGATGAGCTGGATGTCTCGTGCCCCCAGTGCGGCGCAAGCATGAAGAGGGTTCCGGACGTTATCGATTGCTGGTTTGATTCAGGCGCGATGCCGTTCGCGCAGCATCATTACCCTTTTGAAAACAAGGATGTTTTTGAGAATCAGTATCCAGCGGAATTTATCAGCGAAGGTGTTGACCAGTCGCGCGGATGGTTCTATTCACTTCTCGTAATAGGGGTATTTTTGAAAAAAGAAAGTCCATACCGCAGATGTCTGCCCCATGGAATGGTTCTCGACGCCAATGGCCGGAAGATGAGCAAAAGCCGGGGGAACGCGGTTTTCGCGCGCGACGCTCTGAACACTTACGGCGCCGACGCTCTAAGGTGGTTTCTTATGACATCGGGAGCTCCTCATCTCGCAAAGCGCTTTGATACGGATTCCCTTAAGGACTCGGCCAACAGATTTATCGGCACATTCAAGAATCTTTACAGCTTTTTCGCGATGTACGCGAGACTTGACGGTTTTGTTCCAGCCGGAGAAATCGAAAGTGATAATTTAATAGATAAATGGCTTCTTTCCGTATATAACTCTACGATAAAGGAAGTTACAGAAGCTCTGGACGCTTATGACATTAACCGGGCAGGCAGAAAGTTATCGGTTTTCGCTGTTGACCAGCTCAGCAACTGGTATTTAAGACGCTGCCGCAGAAGATTCTGGAAGAACGAAATGAGCGGTGATAAAAGGGCGGCTTATGAAACATATTATATGGTTCTCAGTGGATTGACCAGGCTTATGGCCCCGATTGTACCTTTTATAAGCGAGTCTGTTTATCTGAGACTCAACAGCTACAGGGAGGAAGAAGAGGGGAATCTCAGTGTTCATCTGCAGGATTATCCTGAATATGACGAAGAGATGATTGACGGAGAGCTTGAAAGAAAAATGCGGGAAGTTCTTCAGGTTGTAATAGCCGGCAGGGCGGCCAGGAACAAAGCGGGAATAAAGGTCAGAACACCCCTTTCTGAACTCCTTGTATCTAATGCCTCTTCCGGAAGGGTTGATTGGCTGGATGATCAGGGGTATACATCTCTGGTTCATGATGAGCTCAACGTTAAAAAGATATCATACGCGGAGAGTGCCGATGACTACATTCTTCTTACTGCCAAACCGGAATATTCCTTGCTCGGAAAGAGGTTTGGTAAAAAGATAAAGGAAGTATCCCGGGTTATTGAAGAATTGCCAAGCGCTAAGCTTAAGGCTCTCGAATCTGACGGAGAGATATTTATCGATATTGAAGGGAAGAGAGAAAAATTTATATCCGAGGAAATCAAAATATCCAGGAAGACCATCGAAAACTTCGAAGTGGAAGAAGAATCCGATATGACGGTTGTTCTTAACACTGAATTAACCCCCGAACTGATTAGAGAGGGGATAGCCAGAGACTTAGTGAACAGAATTCAGAATCTGAGGAAGGACTCGGATTTTGAAATAAGCGATAGAATAGTTTTATCCCACGAATCTGATGAGGAAATTGAAGAGGTCTTTGCTGAATTCGACGATTATATCCGAAGTGAAACTTTAACTGAGTCTATTTCCAGGGGTAAAAAGGATTGGCCTTTTACCGCGGAGTTCGAACTTAATGACTTAAGCGTTAAAATCTGGACGAAACTTACCTGA
- the lspA gene encoding signal peptidase II, with protein sequence MLYFTVAALVVILDQTTKRIVLETCSRGGGRELIGNFLRVRLSYNPGAILGVLSGSRVLLLTVTIISIIALIFFAYKMRYAPVIKRFSLGLILGGAFGNLIDRVASGSVVDFLDMGIGKYRWPTYNIADAAVTVGAIILISGFILSSDSSSEEESENPH encoded by the coding sequence ATGCTGTATTTTACGGTTGCCGCCCTTGTTGTTATCCTCGATCAGACTACCAAGAGGATTGTTCTTGAAACATGCTCAAGGGGGGGCGGCAGGGAATTGATAGGAAACTTCCTCAGGGTAAGATTGAGCTACAATCCCGGCGCGATACTGGGTGTGCTTTCAGGTTCGAGAGTTCTCCTTTTGACTGTTACAATAATTTCTATTATAGCGCTTATCTTCTTCGCGTATAAGATGAGATACGCCCCGGTCATTAAACGTTTTTCTCTGGGACTTATTCTCGGAGGCGCGTTCGGCAACCTCATTGACAGAGTGGCCTCCGGGAGTGTAGTTGATTTTCTCGACATGGGGATAGGCAAGTACCGGTGGCCCACATATAATATAGCGGACGCCGCTGTAACTGTCGGGGCGATTATACTGATTTCAGGGTTTATTCTATCTTCTGATTCTTCCAGTGAAGAAGAAAGTGAAAATCCTCATTAA
- a CDS encoding YggS family pyridoxal phosphate-dependent enzyme: MSFEENLKDTQERIERAAQEAGRDPSEITIVAVTKTHGPEVVEEAVSAGLFDIGENKVQEFLEKSKNVSANCKWHFIGHLQRNKVKKIIGRFELIHGVDSLRLARRISNLSLEEGIVSDILIQVNTSGEKSKFGIESDEVEEFCGKASGLEGIKVRGLMTMAPWVDDTSVIANTFRGLRILSEKLRRQDMENISMEHLSMGMTDDFEIAVAEGSTILRLGRVLFGPRNV, from the coding sequence GTGTCATTCGAGGAAAACTTAAAAGATACTCAGGAAAGAATAGAAAGGGCCGCTCAAGAAGCCGGGCGTGATCCTTCTGAAATAACTATAGTTGCCGTTACCAAGACTCACGGACCGGAGGTTGTTGAAGAAGCGGTATCAGCGGGACTTTTTGATATCGGTGAAAACAAGGTTCAGGAATTTCTCGAAAAATCGAAAAATGTGTCGGCAAACTGCAAGTGGCATTTTATCGGTCACCTGCAGAGGAACAAGGTCAAAAAGATTATCGGACGATTTGAATTGATACATGGAGTTGATTCACTCAGACTCGCGAGGCGCATAAGCAATCTAAGCCTCGAAGAGGGAATCGTTTCGGATATATTGATTCAAGTCAATACGAGTGGTGAAAAATCTAAATTCGGAATTGAATCTGATGAAGTCGAGGAGTTCTGCGGGAAGGCTTCAGGGCTTGAGGGAATAAAAGTGAGAGGTCTTATGACAATGGCGCCCTGGGTGGATGACACCTCTGTTATAGCAAATACATTCAGAGGGCTTCGCATTTTGAGTGAAAAGCTCCGGAGACAGGATATGGAAAATATCTCGATGGAGCATCTGTCTATGGGTATGACTGATGATTTTGAGATTGCCGTTGCCGAAGGATCTACTATTTTACGGCTTGGAAGAGTTCTTTTCGGCCCGAGAAATGTGTAA